A single window of Streptomyces aquilus DNA harbors:
- a CDS encoding NADP-dependent oxidoreductase, whose translation MRAAVVNTFGGPEVVEVVEAEVPEPGAREVRIKVAAATVNPVDAGVRQGVFGGAGKRIGLGWDVAGTVDAVGVASAWSVGDEVVALDYGMVKPLGTHAEYVVVPTDAVALAPRTVDVVEAATLPLNGLTAAQALDLLALSEGSSLLVTGAAGAVGGFAVQLAAQRGVVVTGLARAGDEELVRSLGAAEFVVEGRAGAFDAVLDAAVLGAPALEWVRDGGAYVGVIPQAAPEGVRGVRATAVEVQADGGRLAELAGLVDSGVLSLRVAETFSLEDAPKGHAVLARGGVRGRVVLVPGA comes from the coding sequence ATGCGTGCTGCGGTCGTGAACACTTTCGGTGGGCCCGAGGTCGTCGAGGTCGTGGAGGCGGAGGTGCCCGAGCCGGGCGCCCGCGAGGTGCGGATCAAGGTGGCGGCGGCCACGGTGAACCCCGTCGACGCCGGCGTACGGCAGGGCGTCTTCGGGGGTGCGGGGAAGCGGATCGGGCTGGGCTGGGATGTCGCCGGGACCGTGGACGCGGTGGGGGTGGCCAGTGCCTGGAGTGTGGGGGACGAGGTGGTCGCCCTCGACTACGGGATGGTGAAGCCGCTCGGGACCCATGCGGAGTACGTCGTCGTGCCCACGGACGCGGTGGCGCTCGCGCCTCGGACGGTGGACGTGGTGGAGGCGGCGACCTTGCCGTTGAACGGGCTGACGGCCGCGCAGGCGCTGGATCTGCTGGCGCTCTCGGAGGGGTCTTCGTTGCTGGTGACCGGCGCTGCGGGGGCGGTTGGGGGGTTCGCCGTGCAGCTCGCTGCTCAGCGGGGGGTTGTGGTGACCGGGCTGGCCCGGGCCGGGGACGAGGAGCTGGTGCGGTCGCTGGGGGCGGCCGAATTTGTGGTGGAGGGGCGGGCGGGGGCGTTTGATGCGGTGCTGGATGCGGCCGTTCTCGGGGCGCCGGCGCTTGAGTGGGTGCGGGATGGTGGGGCGTATGTGGGGGTGATTCCGCAGGCCGCTCCTGAGGGGGTTCGGGGGGTTCGGGCTACGGCTGTCGAGGTTCAGGCCGATGGAGGGCGGCTTGCGGAACTGGCCGGGCTGGTGGATTCCGGGGTGCTGAGCCTGCGGGTTGCCGAGACCTTCTCGCTGGAGGACGCGCCGAAGGGGCATGCGGTGCTGGCGAGGGGTGGGGTTCGGGGGCGGGTCGTGCTGGTGCCGGGTGCCTAG
- a CDS encoding MFS transporter: MTQTLHNANTKRDDLPARTRWAILAVILAADILDLLDATITNIAAPTITADLGGGPALVQWLGAAYALALGVLLVPGGRLGDRYGRRKLFLIGLAGFIAASLACGLAPTPATLVAARLLQGAFGALVIPQGFGILGATWPRDQIGRAFALFGPAMGLSAVGGPVLAGFLIDADIAGLGWRPMFLINLLLGGAALLAAARLLPRDTGDSAVSVDVPGSALLAGAMLGVLGGLIDGSGGGTSSGGAWTARPLTLLLLGLVAFAAFCHRQRTAAHPLIEPSLLRNRGFAAGLALGVAAFAATSGLLYVISLFLQRDLGRTPADTALGLIPLTLGIVIASIACHGLLHTYGRRLAVTGLLILLAGCVWLTLVIHNSGTHTTSWSLTPPLVILGVGMGTCFGTIYDLTIGDIAPSEAGSASGSLNAVQQLANALGAAAVTTVYFHSDGTMSLLVVAAGLATCLPLAALLPSKPQEEGLH, encoded by the coding sequence GTGACACAGACACTGCACAACGCAAACACCAAGCGGGACGACCTCCCCGCCCGCACCCGCTGGGCGATCCTGGCCGTGATCCTCGCGGCCGACATCCTCGACCTCCTCGACGCGACCATCACCAACATCGCCGCCCCGACCATCACCGCCGACCTCGGCGGCGGCCCGGCCCTGGTCCAGTGGCTGGGCGCCGCCTACGCACTCGCCCTCGGCGTGCTACTCGTCCCCGGCGGACGCCTGGGCGACAGGTACGGCCGCCGCAAGCTGTTCCTGATCGGCCTCGCCGGTTTCATCGCCGCCTCCCTGGCCTGCGGCCTCGCCCCCACGCCGGCCACCCTGGTGGCCGCCCGCCTGCTCCAGGGCGCCTTCGGGGCCCTCGTCATCCCGCAGGGCTTCGGCATCCTCGGCGCCACCTGGCCCCGCGACCAGATCGGCAGGGCCTTCGCCCTGTTCGGCCCCGCGATGGGACTCTCCGCCGTCGGCGGCCCGGTCCTGGCCGGCTTCCTCATCGACGCCGACATCGCGGGCCTCGGCTGGCGCCCCATGTTCCTGATCAACCTGCTCCTGGGCGGCGCCGCCCTGCTCGCCGCCGCCCGCCTGCTCCCCCGGGACACCGGCGACAGCGCCGTCTCCGTCGACGTCCCCGGCTCCGCCCTCCTCGCCGGCGCGATGCTCGGCGTCCTGGGCGGCCTGATCGACGGCTCGGGTGGGGGTACCTCCTCCGGGGGAGCCTGGACCGCCCGCCCCCTGACCCTTCTGCTCCTCGGCCTCGTCGCGTTCGCCGCCTTCTGCCACCGCCAGCGCACCGCGGCCCACCCGCTCATCGAGCCGTCTCTCCTGCGCAACCGCGGCTTCGCGGCGGGCCTCGCCCTCGGCGTCGCCGCCTTCGCCGCGACGTCGGGCCTCCTCTACGTCATCTCCCTCTTCCTCCAGCGGGACCTCGGCCGCACCCCCGCCGACACCGCGCTGGGCCTGATCCCGCTGACCCTCGGCATAGTGATCGCCTCGATCGCCTGCCACGGCCTGCTCCACACCTACGGCCGCCGCCTCGCCGTAACCGGCCTGCTGATCCTCCTGGCAGGCTGCGTCTGGCTGACCCTCGTCATCCACAACTCGGGGACCCACACCACCAGTTGGTCCCTGACCCCACCCCTCGTGATCCTCGGCGTGGGCATGGGCACCTGCTTCGGCACGATCTACGACCTCACGATCGGCGACATCGCCCCGTCCGAGGCGGGAAGCGCGAGCGGTTCCCTGAACGCGGTCCAACAACTGGCGAACGCGCTGGGGGCGGCGGCGGTGACGACGGTGTACTTCCACAGCGACGGCACGATGAGCTTGTTGGTGGTGGCAGCGGGGTTGGCGACATGCCTGCCTCTGGCAGCCCTATTGCCGAGCAAGCCCCAGGAAGAAGGGCTCCACTGA
- a CDS encoding winged helix-turn-helix transcriptional regulator, which yields MATMTAAQRREQARIEYDAFIKGCPTNQLLDRLSDKWVSLVVSALAGGTMRYSDLGRKLAGVSPKMLTQTLRSLERDGILARTVTPSVPVRVDYELTPLGHSLALLLTAVKDWAETHIDEVHEARERYDTQDEQVA from the coding sequence ATGGCGACCATGACGGCGGCCCAGCGACGCGAGCAGGCCCGCATCGAGTACGACGCGTTCATCAAGGGCTGCCCCACCAACCAGCTCCTGGACCGCCTCAGCGACAAGTGGGTCAGCCTGGTCGTCTCCGCCCTCGCCGGCGGCACCATGCGCTACAGCGACCTCGGCCGCAAGCTCGCCGGAGTGAGCCCCAAGATGCTCACGCAGACCCTGCGTTCACTGGAACGCGACGGCATCCTGGCCCGCACGGTCACCCCGTCCGTCCCGGTCCGCGTCGACTACGAACTCACCCCGCTCGGCCACAGCCTGGCCCTGCTCCTGACGGCCGTGAAGGACTGGGCGGAGACCCACATCGACGAGGTCCACGAGGCCCGCGAGCGCTACGACACCCAGGACGAGCAGGTCGCCTAG
- a CDS encoding copper resistance protein CopC translates to MSRRTASLLGGLLAALAMLLLAAPAASAHTELESSTPKDGARLTRTPATVELVFSEPVEPGDVRIEVAGKRLAVSRGGSGGDAVRVTVPKSTGQDRLTLVWQVLDMEDGHSTSGTLSFPLTAKAPADTAPADTAAPAVPQPNGTVHTAWITARWVGYLALALYVGGLAFLALLWPQGATDRRTRRILTLAWAAGLAASLLTPGLQSAYGAMGTFADVFRRSTYADLSATEVGVVAACRVLMWVLAAVVLAAVLQGGARAARSPGWRVGALAVALGLLRTTGMTGHNAEGDHPGWGAVADLVHLLGVSIWLGGLTLLLLGVLPRRRPEELSAVVPGYSTLAGLSVAAIVAAGVVLTWQVVGSFDALVDTGYGRLLLVKTAVLLLVSSFAQLSRGWVRTRLDIAVLLRGDRATVRPFVHSVAAETGLVLVVLAATSLLVTSAPGR, encoded by the coding sequence GTGAGCCGCCGCACCGCGTCCCTCCTCGGCGGTCTCCTGGCCGCCCTCGCGATGCTGCTCCTCGCCGCGCCGGCCGCCTCGGCCCATACGGAGCTGGAGTCGTCCACCCCGAAGGACGGCGCCCGGCTCACCCGCACTCCGGCCACCGTGGAGCTGGTCTTCAGTGAGCCCGTCGAACCGGGCGACGTCCGCATCGAGGTGGCGGGCAAGCGGCTCGCGGTGTCCCGGGGCGGGAGTGGCGGCGATGCCGTCCGGGTCACCGTCCCCAAGAGCACCGGCCAGGACCGACTCACTTTGGTTTGGCAGGTACTTGACATGGAGGACGGGCACTCCACCTCCGGCACGCTCTCCTTCCCGCTCACCGCGAAGGCCCCGGCCGACACCGCCCCGGCCGACACCGCCGCGCCGGCGGTACCGCAGCCGAACGGGACCGTGCACACGGCCTGGATCACCGCCCGCTGGGTCGGCTACCTCGCCCTCGCCCTCTACGTCGGCGGCCTGGCCTTCCTCGCGCTGCTGTGGCCGCAGGGCGCCACCGACCGGCGTACCCGCCGCATCCTCACCCTCGCCTGGGCCGCGGGTCTCGCGGCGAGCCTGCTCACGCCGGGGTTGCAGAGCGCGTACGGGGCGATGGGCACGTTCGCCGATGTGTTCCGACGCTCCACCTACGCGGACCTGTCGGCCACCGAGGTCGGTGTCGTCGCCGCCTGCCGGGTGCTGATGTGGGTGCTCGCGGCCGTCGTGCTGGCCGCCGTCCTCCAGGGCGGCGCCCGGGCCGCCCGCTCGCCCGGCTGGCGGGTCGGCGCCCTGGCGGTGGCGCTCGGACTGCTCCGTACGACCGGCATGACCGGCCACAACGCCGAGGGGGACCACCCCGGTTGGGGCGCGGTGGCCGACCTGGTCCATCTGCTCGGTGTCTCGATCTGGCTCGGCGGGCTGACCCTGCTGCTGCTCGGGGTGCTGCCCCGGCGCCGGCCCGAGGAACTGTCGGCCGTGGTCCCGGGCTACTCCACCCTGGCCGGGCTCTCGGTCGCGGCGATCGTGGCGGCCGGGGTGGTGCTCACCTGGCAGGTCGTCGGGTCGTTCGACGCCCTGGTCGACACCGGGTACGGGCGGCTGCTGCTGGTCAAGACGGCCGTACTGCTCCTGGTGTCGTCGTTCGCGCAGCTCAGCCGCGGCTGGGTGCGGACGCGGCTCGACATCGCCGTACTGCTGCGCGGCGACCGCGCCACCGTACGGCCCTTCGTCCACTCGGTCGCGGCCGAGACGGGGCTCGTCCTCGTCGTCCTCGCCGCGACGAGTCTGCTGGTCACGTCCGCTCCCGGCCGCTGA
- a CDS encoding MarR family winged helix-turn-helix transcriptional regulator — MGEAAREPERERVLDELSAVSRRYMASYALFNQAVADHLGLHPTDLQCLNLLTLEGGPVTTGRIAELTGLTTGSATRLVDRLERAGYVVRERDVVDRRRVLVTTVPEKIVEFGRVWDRLGGGWVALFDDLDAGELALIVDHMKRTTEFSAAQVARLRAGDF, encoded by the coding sequence ATGGGCGAAGCGGCTCGGGAGCCGGAGCGGGAGCGGGTGCTCGACGAGTTGTCGGCCGTCTCCCGTCGGTACATGGCCTCGTACGCCCTCTTCAACCAGGCCGTCGCCGACCATCTCGGCCTGCACCCCACCGACTTGCAGTGTCTGAACCTGCTCACCCTGGAGGGCGGTCCGGTGACGACGGGACGGATCGCCGAGCTGACGGGGCTGACCACCGGGTCCGCGACGCGGCTCGTGGACCGGCTGGAGCGGGCCGGGTACGTGGTGCGGGAGCGGGACGTGGTCGACCGGCGGCGGGTGCTGGTGACCACCGTGCCGGAGAAGATCGTCGAGTTCGGGCGGGTGTGGGACCGGCTGGGGGGCGGTTGGGTCGCGCTCTTCGACGACCTCGATGCCGGGGAACTCGCGCTGATCGTCGACCACATGAAGCGGACGACGGAGTTCAGTGCGGCGCAGGTCGCCCGGCTTCGGGCCGGGGACTTCTAG